One window of the Lytechinus pictus isolate F3 Inbred chromosome 5, Lp3.0, whole genome shotgun sequence genome contains the following:
- the LOC129261979 gene encoding decapping and exoribonuclease protein-like produces MEILVTLCNGTYYMETFKVKPIYLVDANYCFKNFKRHLTLVEGAHPDINLPEDSYYSAVMKTQCERYKLILSYGVDAERDNHDLVPPGNYIDIKTRHQINSEQNKNNFRRYTTLKWWSQAVIAGIPEVICGWRDNKNEQVILSSMELTKTEHLPLKAPMMVSGRRFWEADACLETFQILLDNIKDLIKEDDPRIVHRLELPEVKKGKGVKKRLQARRFKLLEKRQDDYAILPDWYLREVLWIENRESRQ; encoded by the exons ATGGAAATTCTCGTCACTCTTTGTAATGGTACCTACTATATGGAAACGTTCAAAGTCAAACCCATATATTTGGTAGACGCGAATTACTGCTTTAAGAATTTTAAGAGACACTTGACACTTG TAGAGGGAGCGCACCCAGATATCAACTTACCCGAAGACAGTTATTATTCAGCTGTTATGAAGACTCAATGTGAGCGGTATAAACTAATACTTAGCTACGGGGTCGACGCCGAACGGGATAATCACGACTTGGTCCCTCCTGGAAACTACATTGATATCAAGACAAGACATCAAATCAATTCTGAACAGAACAAGAACAATTTTAGGAG GTATACCACTCTTAAGTGGTGGTCCCAGGCAGTAATTGCTGGAATTCCTGAGGTGATATGTGGTTGGCGAGATAATAAGAATGAACAAGTCATTCTTTCCTCCATGGAGCTAACGAAAACGGAACACCTTCCTCTCAAAGCACCCATGATGGTCAGTGGAAGG AGATTCTGGGAGGCCGATGCATGTTTGGAAACTTTTCAAATTCTTCTTGATAACATCAAGGACTTGATCAAAGAAGATGATCCGAG AATCGTCCACCGTCTGGAGCTGCCCGAGGTGAAGAAAGGAAAGGGTGTAAAGAAGAGACTTCAAGCTAGAAGATTCAAACTTCTGGAGAAACGCCAAGATGATTACGCCATTCTACCAGATTGGTACCTACGTGAAGTCTTGTGGATCGAAAATCGTGAATCCAGGCAATGA